The Zalophus californianus isolate mZalCal1 chromosome 8, mZalCal1.pri.v2, whole genome shotgun sequence genome has a segment encoding these proteins:
- the LOC113938399 gene encoding interleukin-36 beta-like: protein MATTQSVDSPRIFGVYDSQQMVWILKENSLIATPFSRNVRPVSLDLTTCTDKEFHDAGKGNPVYLGIKGNHLCLFCAEIQGQPTLQLKEKKIMDMSKEKKAQKPFLFFHSREGSTSTFESVSYLDWFIANSKMAGQPVILTKERGKNYTTNFYLDPQD, encoded by the exons ATGGCTACCACACAAT CGGTAGATAGTCCCAGAATCTTTGGTGTTTATgattctcaacaaatggtgtggatCTTGAAAGAAAATTCATTAATAGCAACTCCTTTTAGCAGAAATGTCAGACCTG TCAGTCTTGATTTAACAACATGTACAGACAAAGAATTTCATGATGCAGGAAAAGGCAATCCAGTTTACTTGGGAATCAAGGGCAACCATCTTTGTCTCTTCTGTGCAGAAATTCAGGGCCAGCCTACTCTGCAGCTTAAG GAGAAAAAGATCATGGATATGTCCAAGGAGAAGAAAGCGCAGaagccctttctctttttccatagtAGGGAGGGCTCCACCTCCACCTTTGAGTCTGTCTCCTACCTGGACTGGTTCATAGCCAATTCCAAAATGGCAGGTCAGCCTGTCATTCTTACCAAGGAGAGGGGCAAAAATTATACCACTAACTTCTATTTAGATCCTCAGGACTAA